A single region of the Clostridia bacterium genome encodes:
- the secD gene encoding protein translocase subunit SecD, producing MNRNIPKEMNSGPKMTKGKAIAVFIVIGILIAAGAVFAFVSLDNGELGVWDYIAYPKTISLGLDMKGGVYAVFEANSSDTKNLSSRMDGTVEQLSKMLYDKGYTEASVSKVGDERIRVEVPDVSDPETLFNLIGTPSSLEFRSEGKDEELTDEGLWVTGKNLEDAYVSVDNDNNYVVAIKFDSYGTDRFAKATTELNGKALNVWINGEWVMGPTVNSVITNGSAIITSAEWASSYTAASEMATKLLAGAFDVELKLVESREISATLGVNALSTSLIIGAIAIGIIILLLVVLYRLLGVASGLALVYYIITYIFILSVFPWVQLTLSGIAGVLISIGMAVDANVIIFSRIKDEYRSGTGEISIQTAVRSGFRKSISAIMDGNITTLLGCLVMYLLGTSSIKSFALTLAIGIIISIFTALVVTRLLVSSFLAFNRENPKLYNLYNKNKEESGNGDSAELTSLEEVGEND from the coding sequence GTGAACAGGAACATACCGAAAGAAATGAACTCCGGTCCCAAGATGACGAAGGGAAAGGCGATCGCCGTTTTCATCGTGATCGGGATCTTGATCGCCGCGGGAGCGGTTTTCGCGTTCGTCTCCCTCGATAACGGCGAGCTCGGAGTTTGGGACTATATCGCTTACCCCAAGACGATCAGCTTGGGTCTGGATATGAAAGGCGGCGTCTACGCCGTTTTCGAAGCCAATTCTTCCGACACGAAGAACCTGAGCTCTCGTATGGACGGGACGGTCGAGCAGCTTTCCAAGATGCTCTATGACAAAGGCTATACCGAAGCGTCCGTCAGCAAAGTCGGCGACGAGCGCATCAGGGTCGAAGTTCCGGACGTGTCCGATCCCGAAACCCTTTTCAATTTGATCGGCACGCCGTCCAGCCTCGAATTCCGTTCGGAAGGGAAGGATGAAGAGCTTACGGACGAAGGCTTGTGGGTCACGGGTAAAAACCTCGAAGACGCGTACGTCAGCGTTGATAACGATAATAACTACGTCGTCGCGATCAAGTTCGACAGCTACGGCACCGATCGTTTCGCAAAAGCGACGACCGAACTCAACGGCAAAGCGTTGAACGTTTGGATCAACGGCGAATGGGTTATGGGTCCGACGGTCAACAGCGTCATTACGAACGGCAGCGCGATCATTACGAGCGCCGAATGGGCTTCGAGCTACACGGCGGCGAGCGAAATGGCGACCAAACTTCTCGCGGGTGCTTTCGACGTCGAGTTAAAGCTCGTCGAAAGCCGTGAGATCTCCGCGACCCTCGGCGTGAACGCTCTCTCCACGAGTTTGATCATCGGCGCGATCGCGATCGGAATCATCATCTTGCTTTTGGTCGTGCTTTACAGGCTCCTCGGCGTAGCTTCCGGTCTCGCGCTTGTCTACTACATCATCACCTACATCTTCATTCTTTCGGTCTTCCCGTGGGTCCAGCTTACGCTTTCCGGTATCGCGGGCGTACTGATCAGTATCGGTATGGCTGTCGACGCGAACGTCATTATCTTCTCCCGTATCAAGGACGAATATCGCTCCGGAACGGGTGAGATCTCGATTCAGACGGCGGTTCGCTCCGGCTTCCGGAAATCCATCTCCGCGATTATGGACGGTAACATTACGACCCTTCTCGGTTGCTTGGTAATGTACCTCCTCGGCACTTCGAGCATCAAGAGCTTCGCGCTTACGCTTGCGATCGGTATCATCATCAGTATCTTTACCGCGCTCGTCGTAACGAGGCTTCTCGTCAGCAGTTTTCTCGCGTTCAACAGAGAGAATCCGAAGCTTTACAACTTGTATAATAAAAACAAAGAAGAGTCCGGAAACGGTGATTCCGCCGAGTTGACTTCTTTGGAGGAGGTCGGCGAAAATGACTAA
- the scfB gene encoding thioether cross-link-forming SCIFF peptide maturase, protein MRLITHCFPFIYKGETFYLIYHPFSNSLHSVDRSAYLVLKNKYEELSPQELADFSALPEATVSEILSEAAELESQGLLGKDETFPYKKSYVVKALCLHVCHDCNLKCKYCFAKEGTYNTARDYMTKEVAEAAVELLLAKSGSRHNLEIDFFGGEPLMNMGVVKHTVEYGRRRAAEVGKEFSFTMTTNALLLNDENIEYLNREMDNVVISIDGRECVHNRVRQTRNGADAYPLILSNAKKFRAVRGDKRYYIRGTFTAYNLDFASDVLALADAGFDQISVEPVVLPEDNPMAITADKVGAVLKEYDKLAEAYIDRRSSGKWFNFFHFMIDMEEGPCIMKRLSGCSAGCGYLAVSPIGDIYPCHQFVGEEGYKIGNVLTGEFDPSLQQTFAEITVNNKKKCENCFAKYYCSGGCVAASHYYEKDLMTPYGAGCEMMKKRLECSLGIYAVEKKMREKH, encoded by the coding sequence ATGAGGCTAATCACACATTGTTTCCCCTTTATTTATAAAGGAGAAACTTTTTATTTGATCTACCATCCGTTCAGCAACAGTTTGCATTCGGTAGATCGCAGCGCGTATCTCGTTTTGAAAAACAAATACGAAGAGTTAAGTCCGCAGGAACTTGCGGACTTTTCCGCGTTACCCGAAGCGACCGTTTCCGAGATCCTTTCCGAAGCTGCGGAGCTCGAATCCCAAGGTCTTCTCGGGAAGGACGAAACGTTCCCTTATAAAAAATCTTACGTCGTAAAAGCGCTTTGCCTGCACGTTTGCCACGATTGCAACTTGAAGTGTAAGTATTGTTTCGCGAAAGAGGGGACGTATAATACCGCGCGCGATTATATGACGAAAGAAGTCGCGGAAGCCGCGGTCGAGCTTCTTCTCGCGAAAAGCGGATCGCGCCATAATCTCGAAATCGACTTTTTCGGCGGCGAACCCTTGATGAATATGGGCGTCGTCAAACACACGGTCGAGTACGGAAGGCGCCGCGCCGCGGAAGTCGGGAAAGAGTTTTCTTTTACGATGACGACGAACGCGCTTTTGTTGAACGACGAGAATATCGAATATCTCAATCGGGAGATGGATAACGTCGTCATCAGTATAGACGGGCGCGAATGCGTGCATAATCGCGTGCGTCAGACGAGAAACGGGGCGGACGCATATCCTTTGATCCTGAGCAACGCAAAGAAATTCCGCGCGGTTCGCGGAGACAAACGCTATTATATCCGCGGGACCTTTACGGCGTACAATCTCGATTTTGCTTCCGACGTCCTCGCTTTGGCGGACGCGGGCTTCGACCAAATTTCCGTCGAACCGGTCGTCCTTCCCGAGGATAATCCGATGGCGATCACCGCGGATAAAGTCGGCGCGGTTTTGAAGGAGTATGATAAACTCGCCGAAGCCTATATCGACCGCCGCTCTTCGGGCAAATGGTTCAACTTCTTCCATTTTATGATCGATATGGAGGAAGGCCCCTGCATTATGAAGAGGCTTTCGGGTTGCTCCGCCGGTTGCGGGTATCTTGCCGTTTCTCCGATCGGAGATATCTATCCCTGCCATCAGTTCGTAGGGGAAGAGGGTTATAAGATCGGGAACGTCCTGACGGGAGAATTCGATCCTTCTTTGCAGCAAACTTTTGCGGAAATTACCGTAAATAACAAGAAAAAATGCGAGAACTGTTTCGCCAAGTATTATTGCAGCGGCGGTTGCGTTGCCGCTTCGCATTATTACGAAAAAGATCTTATGACGCCTTACGGCGCGGGATGCGAAATGATGAAAAAGCGTCTCGAATGCTCTCTCGGCATCTATGCGGTCGAGAAAAAAATGCGTGAAAAGCATTGA
- the scfA gene encoding six-cysteine ranthipeptide SCIFF, with translation MKHISTIAKTERKSSVIGCGECQSSCQSACKTSCTVGNQTCKQEERINTVEKKEQL, from the coding sequence ATGAAGCATATCAGCACGATCGCAAAAACCGAAAGAAAGTCCTCCGTTATCGGATGCGGCGAATGCCAATCCAGTTGCCAATCCGCCTGCAAGACGAGCTGCACCGTCGGCAACCAAACCTGCAAGCAGGAAGAAAGGATCAACACGGTCGAAAAGAAAGAGCAACTTTGA
- a CDS encoding TIGR04086 family membrane protein: MEKSAVRWVLDIVKTVVVAILCSMIFVLIFALIVKSTDIGEKGIAYVNQGIKIVSVLIGAFVGFKKGGSAGWLKGLIAGVLYVVFSFLVFSLISGSLSWKNLSPLDFVTGAAVGVVCGILVVNVKKSAKIA, encoded by the coding sequence ATGGAAAAAAGTGCAGTCAGATGGGTTTTGGATATCGTTAAAACGGTCGTTGTCGCGATCCTGTGCTCGATGATCTTCGTTTTGATTTTCGCTTTGATCGTCAAATCGACCGATATCGGGGAAAAGGGGATCGCTTACGTCAATCAGGGAATCAAGATCGTCAGCGTCTTGATCGGCGCGTTCGTCGGATTCAAAAAGGGCGGCTCGGCGGGCTGGCTCAAAGGATTGATCGCGGGCGTGTTGTACGTCGTCTTTTCCTTCCTTGTCTTTTCGCTGATTTCCGGAAGCCTTTCTTGGAAAAACCTTTCGCCGCTCGACTTCGTAACGGGCGCGGCGGTCGGCGTCGTTTGCGGGATCCTTGTCGTGAACGTTAAAAAGAGCGCGAAAATCGCTTGA
- the yajC gene encoding preprotein translocase subunit YajC, with the protein MIVVLLVLFVGMMAISIIPQKKKQKEYQEMQNAIKVGTRIMTIGRLVGTVVAINTDNTIEVDIGAKGTPVIIVINREGIGLNLDAPQTAGNQVEKPAEGDVDAENTADATEANDDKKEDDSI; encoded by the coding sequence ATGATCGTTGTGCTTCTCGTCCTTTTCGTCGGTATGATGGCGATTTCCATTATCCCGCAAAAGAAGAAGCAGAAAGAGTATCAGGAAATGCAAAACGCGATCAAAGTCGGAACGCGTATCATGACGATCGGCAGGCTCGTCGGAACCGTCGTCGCGATCAACACGGATAACACCATCGAAGTCGACATCGGCGCGAAGGGCACTCCCGTTATCATCGTCATCAATCGCGAAGGCATCGGCTTGAACCTCGATGCTCCGCAAACCGCGGGCAACCAAGTCGAGAAACCCGCCGAAGGCGACGTCGATGCGGAAAACACCGCGGACGCGACCGAAGCGAACGACGATAAGAAAGAGGACGATTCGATCTGA
- the tgt gene encoding tRNA guanosine(34) transglycosylase Tgt, with protein MSGKFKYEILKVCKQSGARIGRFTTPHGVIETPVFMPVGTLGTVKSLSPEEVEEVGSQILLSNTYHLYLRPGHEVVRAAGGLHKFMRWNKPILTDSGGFQVFSLSSFRKVTDNGCEFASPLDGGAHHFISPEKSIEIQRALGSDIMMAFDECTSPDVTKKKAKEAMDRTLYWLDRSAAAAKGTDDQILFPIVQGNVHADLREESAKKTAPYAKCGIAIGGLSVGEPKPVMYEMLDLLNPLLPKDMPRYLMGVGSMDCIVEGVLRGIDMFDCVLPTRIARNGTAMTLAGDLNLRNAKYKEDFSPVEEGCDCYCCRNYTKAYVRHLITSDEIFGGRLLSIHNIRALHRLTNQIKQAIVEDRFGDFVKEFFDQYQM; from the coding sequence ATGAGCGGAAAATTCAAATACGAAATACTGAAAGTTTGTAAGCAATCGGGCGCGAGGATCGGGCGTTTTACGACGCCGCACGGCGTCATCGAGACCCCCGTCTTTATGCCGGTCGGGACGCTCGGCACGGTCAAATCGCTTTCGCCGGAAGAAGTCGAAGAGGTCGGATCGCAGATCCTTTTGTCCAATACCTATCACTTGTATCTTCGCCCCGGTCACGAAGTCGTTCGTGCGGCGGGCGGTCTGCATAAATTCATGCGTTGGAATAAACCCATCTTGACGGACAGCGGCGGTTTTCAGGTTTTCAGCCTTTCGTCTTTCCGTAAAGTCACGGATAACGGGTGCGAATTCGCGTCTCCCTTGGACGGCGGCGCGCATCACTTCATTTCTCCCGAAAAATCCATCGAGATTCAACGCGCGCTCGGAAGCGATATTATGATGGCGTTTGACGAATGCACTTCGCCGGACGTTACGAAGAAAAAGGCGAAAGAAGCGATGGATCGGACGCTGTATTGGCTTGATCGCTCCGCGGCTGCGGCGAAAGGAACGGACGACCAGATCCTTTTTCCGATCGTGCAAGGAAACGTGCATGCGGATCTTCGCGAAGAAAGCGCGAAAAAGACCGCGCCTTACGCGAAATGCGGGATCGCGATCGGCGGGCTCAGCGTCGGCGAACCCAAGCCCGTTATGTATGAAATGCTCGATCTTTTGAACCCGCTTCTCCCGAAAGATATGCCGAGGTATTTGATGGGCGTCGGGAGTATGGATTGTATCGTCGAAGGAGTGCTTCGCGGCATCGATATGTTCGATTGCGTGCTTCCGACGAGGATCGCGAGAAACGGGACGGCGATGACGCTCGCGGGCGACTTGAATCTCCGCAACGCGAAATACAAAGAGGATTTCTCCCCGGTTGAAGAGGGGTGCGATTGCTACTGTTGCCGCAATTACACGAAAGCGTACGTTCGCCATTTGATCACGTCGGACGAGATTTTCGGCGGGAGACTTCTCTCGATCCATAACATTCGCGCGTTGCACCGCTTGACGAATCAAATAAAACAGGCGATCGTCGAAGACCGTTTCGGCGATTTCGTAAAGGAATTTTTCGATCAATATCAAATGTAG
- the queA gene encoding tRNA preQ1(34) S-adenosylmethionine ribosyltransferase-isomerase QueA — MKTRDFYYDLPEELIAQHPTEPRDSSRLLVIDRKTGELSDKHFYDVIDYLKAGDVLVVNNTKVIPARLLGHRKGCTGEVEFLLLKRVDYTHWKCLVRPGKKLQIGSEVEFSSELSAVVTDRGDEGERVVEFRFDGVFEDILARVGAMPLPPYIKEKLEDGSKYQTVYSKIDGSAAAPTAGLHFTKELLEKIRAKGVKIVEILLHVGLSTFRPVKAENIEDHKMHEEYYEISEEAAKEINAAKREGRRVFSVGTTSVRTLESAAVEKGVVAAGSGNTHIFIYPPYEFKIVDCLITNFHLPESTLLMLVSAFMGREAALAAYKHAVDERYRFFSFGDACLIL; from the coding sequence ATGAAAACGCGTGACTTTTATTACGATCTACCCGAAGAACTCATCGCGCAGCACCCCACGGAGCCGCGTGATTCTTCCCGTTTGCTGGTGATCGACCGCAAGACGGGAGAACTTTCCGATAAGCATTTTTACGACGTGATCGACTACCTGAAAGCGGGCGACGTCCTCGTCGTCAATAACACCAAGGTGATTCCCGCCCGTCTTCTCGGGCATCGAAAGGGATGCACGGGCGAAGTCGAATTCCTTCTGTTGAAGCGCGTCGATTACACCCATTGGAAATGTTTGGTTCGCCCGGGTAAAAAATTGCAGATCGGCTCGGAAGTCGAATTCTCTTCCGAACTGTCCGCCGTCGTGACCGATCGCGGCGACGAGGGCGAAAGGGTCGTCGAGTTCCGTTTCGACGGAGTTTTCGAAGATATTCTCGCGAGGGTCGGGGCGATGCCTCTCCCGCCGTATATCAAAGAAAAACTCGAAGATGGAAGCAAATATCAGACGGTGTACAGCAAGATCGACGGATCGGCTGCGGCGCCGACGGCGGGGCTTCATTTTACGAAGGAACTTCTCGAAAAGATCCGTGCGAAGGGCGTAAAGATCGTCGAGATCCTGCTCCACGTCGGGTTATCCACCTTCCGCCCGGTCAAAGCGGAGAATATCGAAGATCATAAAATGCACGAGGAGTATTACGAGATCTCCGAAGAAGCGGCGAAAGAGATCAACGCCGCGAAAAGGGAAGGCAGGCGGGTCTTTTCGGTCGGAACGACGTCCGTTCGGACGCTCGAATCGGCGGCGGTCGAAAAAGGCGTCGTAGCGGCGGGAAGCGGAAACACGCATATTTTCATTTATCCGCCCTACGAATTTAAGATCGTCGATTGCCTGATCACGAATTTCCATTTGCCCGAAAGCACGCTTTTGATGCTCGTTTCCGCATTTATGGGGAGAGAAGCGGCGCTTGCGGCGTATAAACACGCGGTGGACGAACGCTATCGCTTTTTCAGCTTCGGCGACGCGTGCTTGATCTTATAA
- the ruvB gene encoding Holliday junction branch migration DNA helicase RuvB, with the protein MFENDDSFITSAALTGDRIVANDREEEDEEIENTLRPKTMSEYVGQEKVKANLSVFIHSAKKRGEALDHVLLYGPPGLGKTTLAHIIANEMNSQIKVTSGPAIEKAADLAAMLTNLYEGDVLFIDEIHRLSHAVEEILYPAMEDYVLDFVVGKGPSAKSIRLPLKRFTLIGATTRAGMLTAPLRDRFGVMCRLELYKPEDLAKIVTRSARLLEIGIEKEAAIEIASRSRGTPRIANRLLKRVRDFSEYQNESVITHQTAKRSLDLLEIDALGLDGVDREILTTIIKKHNGGPVGLETLSATIGEDASTIEDVYEPYLMQLGFIARTPRGRVCLSAAYKHLGFKVPPSKESYLESVDPNSVNKDENA; encoded by the coding sequence ATGTTTGAAAACGACGACAGCTTTATAACGAGCGCCGCTTTAACGGGCGACCGAATCGTCGCGAACGACCGCGAAGAGGAAGACGAAGAGATCGAAAATACTCTCCGTCCGAAAACGATGTCGGAGTACGTCGGACAAGAAAAGGTGAAAGCCAACTTGTCCGTCTTTATCCATTCCGCCAAAAAGCGCGGAGAAGCGCTCGATCACGTCCTTTTGTACGGTCCTCCGGGACTCGGCAAGACGACGCTTGCGCATATCATCGCGAACGAAATGAATTCGCAGATCAAAGTCACGTCCGGTCCCGCGATCGAAAAAGCCGCGGATCTTGCCGCGATGCTGACGAATCTTTATGAAGGCGACGTCCTTTTTATCGATGAGATCCATCGCCTGTCTCACGCTGTCGAAGAGATCCTGTATCCCGCAATGGAGGATTACGTTCTCGATTTCGTCGTGGGGAAGGGGCCGAGCGCGAAAAGCATCCGTCTCCCCTTGAAACGGTTTACCTTGATCGGAGCGACGACTCGCGCGGGGATGTTGACCGCGCCGCTTCGCGATCGTTTCGGCGTAATGTGTCGCTTGGAGCTTTATAAGCCCGAGGATCTCGCGAAGATCGTGACGCGCAGCGCGCGTCTTCTCGAAATCGGGATCGAAAAAGAAGCAGCGATCGAGATCGCGAGCCGTTCGCGCGGAACGCCGCGTATCGCAAACCGCCTTTTGAAGCGCGTTCGCGATTTTTCCGAGTATCAAAACGAGAGCGTCATTACCCATCAAACGGCAAAAAGGAGCCTCGATCTTTTGGAGATCGACGCGCTCGGATTGGACGGCGTCGACCGCGAGATCCTGACGACGATCATCAAAAAGCATAACGGCGGTCCCGTCGGGCTCGAAACGCTTTCCGCAACGATCGGCGAAGACGCATCCACGATCGAGGACGTCTACGAACCCTACCTGATGCAACTCGGCTTTATCGCGCGCACGCCGCGCGGAAGAGTTTGCCTGTCCGCAGCATATAAGCACTTGGGCTTCAAAGTACCGCCTTCCAAAGAATCTTATTTGGAAAGCGTCGACCCGAATTCCGTGAATAAAGATGAAAACGCGTGA
- the ruvA gene encoding Holliday junction branch migration protein RuvA codes for MYAYIVGKVDSYGDGFIVVEAGGIGYQINVSNFTVAKCGKAGETVKLYLYLSVREDDMSLFGFSSLDEKRMFLRLITVSGVGPKMAIGILSSAPLSTLAAAIVSGDTKSLSKVKGIGKKTAERIVVELKENIGEDGLRMAFADSPFASVPENDSMIEEALEVLTTLGVNRSEAYSMVAGERKNAKNVNELVMNVLKRLDK; via the coding sequence ATGTACGCTTATATCGTCGGAAAAGTGGATAGTTACGGCGACGGATTCATCGTCGTCGAAGCGGGTGGGATCGGATATCAGATCAACGTCTCGAATTTCACCGTCGCGAAATGCGGCAAAGCGGGCGAGACCGTCAAGCTTTACCTCTATCTTTCCGTCCGCGAAGACGATATGAGTTTATTCGGGTTTTCCTCTCTCGACGAAAAAAGAATGTTTTTGCGCCTCATCACCGTTTCCGGCGTCGGACCGAAAATGGCGATCGGGATTTTATCTTCCGCGCCGCTTTCGACCCTTGCGGCGGCAATCGTCTCAGGCGACACGAAATCGTTGTCCAAAGTCAAAGGCATCGGCAAAAAGACCGCGGAAAGGATCGTCGTCGAGCTCAAAGAGAATATCGGAGAAGACGGCTTACGAATGGCGTTTGCGGATTCTCCGTTCGCTTCCGTTCCCGAAAACGATTCGATGATCGAGGAAGCGCTCGAAGTTCTGACGACGCTCGGCGTCAATCGCTCGGAAGCCTATTCGATGGTGGCGGGAGAGAGGAAAAACGCGAAAAACGTAAACGAACTCGTAATGAACGTTCTCAAAAGGTTGGATAAATGA
- the ruvC gene encoding crossover junction endodeoxyribonuclease RuvC: MIILGIDPGLAIVGYGVVESVKGRVKALDYGVINTPAGLRTPLRLQMIHKGLLTLFDRYKPDEIAVEELFFSNNKTTGIPVAEARGVILMTAIEYSDKLFEYTPNQIKQAITGWGGADKKQMQEVVRQTLRLQAIPKPDDAADALAVALTHAQTNRFGSLFGI, from the coding sequence GTGATCATTCTCGGGATCGATCCCGGGCTCGCGATCGTCGGTTACGGCGTCGTGGAAAGCGTGAAAGGTCGCGTAAAAGCCTTGGATTACGGTGTGATCAACACGCCCGCCGGGCTCAGAACGCCCCTTCGACTGCAAATGATCCATAAGGGTCTTTTGACGCTTTTCGACCGCTATAAGCCGGACGAGATCGCCGTCGAAGAGCTGTTCTTCTCCAATAACAAGACGACGGGTATTCCCGTCGCGGAAGCGCGCGGCGTGATCCTAATGACCGCGATCGAATATTCGGATAAACTTTTCGAGTACACGCCGAATCAGATCAAACAAGCGATCACGGGTTGGGGCGGCGCGGATAAAAAGCAGATGCAGGAAGTCGTTCGGCAGACCCTTCGCTTACAAGCGATCCCCAAGCCGGATGACGCCGCGGACGCGCTTGCCGTCGCGTTGACGCATGCGCAGACGAACCGATTCGGTTCTTTGTTCGGAATATAG
- a CDS encoding glutamate-5-semialdehyde dehydrogenase, whose product MSVAETCALAKEAAYRLATLSSAEKNAMLLAMASGISDETDAILEANSDDLFIAKENGKEETLIDRLTLYKSRIRQMVDGVQAVADLPDPVGEVTDKWTLPNGLKISKVRAPLGVVAIIYEARPNVTCDAVALAIKSGNAVVLRGSKDAINSNLAIFNAMKNALIKGGYDANVIQFIPEPEREATAELLKQSATVDVVIPRGGEGLKKFVMENATVPVIASAGGNCHTYVEKTADLKMADNVLFNAKVSRPSVCNATEQLIVDRAIAAPFLTKSLDRLSKQGVKILGCNETCRIYPLAELATEEDYYTEHLGLTLSVKVVSGYKEAIERINKYGTHHSDAILSNSTEAIEAFQVGVDSAAVYVNASTRFTDGFEFGFGAEMAISTQKLHARGPLGLKQLTSEKYVVVGEGQVRK is encoded by the coding sequence ATGAGCGTAGCGGAAACTTGCGCGCTTGCCAAAGAAGCGGCGTATCGCCTTGCGACTCTGTCGTCCGCCGAGAAGAACGCGATGCTTCTCGCGATGGCAAGCGGGATCTCCGACGAGACGGACGCGATCCTCGAAGCGAACAGCGACGATCTCTTTATCGCGAAAGAAAACGGAAAAGAAGAAACCTTGATCGACAGGCTTACTCTTTATAAGTCCCGCATTCGCCAAATGGTCGATGGCGTGCAAGCGGTCGCGGATCTTCCCGATCCCGTCGGCGAAGTGACGGATAAATGGACGCTTCCGAACGGCTTGAAGATCTCCAAAGTTCGCGCGCCGCTCGGCGTCGTCGCGATCATCTACGAAGCTCGTCCGAACGTCACTTGCGACGCGGTCGCGCTTGCGATCAAAAGCGGAAACGCGGTCGTTCTCCGCGGCAGTAAAGACGCGATCAATTCCAATCTCGCGATCTTCAACGCGATGAAGAACGCTTTGATCAAAGGCGGTTACGACGCGAACGTCATCCAATTCATCCCCGAACCCGAGCGCGAAGCCACGGCGGAACTGTTGAAGCAGAGCGCGACCGTAGACGTCGTGATCCCGAGAGGCGGCGAAGGTCTTAAAAAATTCGTTATGGAGAACGCGACGGTTCCCGTGATCGCATCCGCGGGCGGAAACTGCCACACCTACGTCGAAAAGACCGCGGATCTCAAAATGGCGGATAACGTCCTTTTCAACGCGAAAGTCAGTCGTCCTTCCGTCTGTAACGCGACGGAGCAACTCATCGTGGACAGAGCGATCGCCGCTCCTTTCTTGACCAAGAGCCTCGACAGGCTTTCCAAACAGGGCGTCAAAATCCTCGGGTGCAACGAGACTTGCCGCATCTATCCGCTTGCCGAACTCGCGACGGAAGAGGATTATTACACCGAGCATCTCGGTTTGACCCTTTCCGTTAAAGTCGTCAGCGGCTATAAAGAAGCGATCGAGAGGATCAATAAGTACGGAACGCACCACAGCGACGCGATCCTTTCAAACAGCACGGAAGCGATCGAAGCGTTTCAAGTCGGCGTCGATTCCGCGGCGGTGTACGTCAATGCGAGTACCCGCTTTACGGACGGCTTCGAATTCGGCTTCGGCGCGGAAATGGCGATCAGCACGCAGAAATTGCACGCGCGCGGACCTCTCGGATTAAAGCAACTGACGAGCGAAAAGTACGTCGTCGTCGGCGAAGGTCAGGTGCGTAAGTGA
- a CDS encoding YebC/PmpR family DNA-binding transcriptional regulator — protein sequence MSGHSKWANIKNKKAKGDAARANVFTKIGRELAIAVKQGGPNPDSNSRLRDVIAKAKAANMPNDNIFRSIKKASGELGSVNYEEITYEGYAAGGVAVIVETLTDNKNRTAGDVRCAFDKFGGNLGSTGCVSYMFNKKGVIVIDGDGLEEDDFMLLALDAGADDVQSDDGVFEVYTLPQNYTAVRENLEKQGLKILSSGLEMVPENYVTPDEASTTKILNLIDRLEENDDVQNVFHNAILPEEEEEE from the coding sequence ATGTCCGGACACAGCAAATGGGCAAACATCAAAAACAAGAAAGCGAAGGGCGATGCGGCAAGGGCGAACGTCTTTACCAAGATCGGCAGAGAGCTTGCGATCGCGGTCAAACAGGGCGGCCCCAACCCCGACAGTAACTCTCGTTTGCGCGACGTTATCGCGAAAGCGAAAGCGGCGAATATGCCGAACGATAACATCTTCCGCAGCATCAAAAAGGCTTCGGGCGAGCTCGGCAGCGTGAACTACGAGGAGATTACCTACGAAGGATACGCGGCGGGTGGCGTCGCGGTCATCGTCGAGACCCTGACCGACAATAAGAACAGAACCGCGGGCGACGTTCGCTGCGCGTTTGATAAATTTGGCGGAAACCTCGGCAGCACGGGTTGCGTCTCTTATATGTTTAACAAAAAGGGCGTGATCGTGATCGACGGCGACGGACTCGAAGAGGACGACTTTATGCTCCTCGCGCTCGACGCCGGCGCGGACGACGTCCAAAGCGACGATGGAGTTTTCGAGGTTTATACCCTTCCGCAAAATTACACCGCCGTTCGTGAGAATCTCGAAAAACAAGGCTTGAAGATCCTTTCGAGCGGTCTCGAAATGGTCCCCGAAAATTACGTTACGCCGGACGAGGCGTCGACGACGAAGATTTTGAATCTTATCGACAGGCTCGAGGAGAACGACGACGTGCAAAACGTCTTCCATAACGCGATCTTGCCCGAAGAAGAAGAGGAGGAATAA